TCGTACTTTATAAGCTTTTTGAAATGCTCTATCATAAGCGAATTCCTGTAGATAGTTCCATCTATGTCGAAAAACGCAGCTGTATTTTTTTCCATGTTATCCCTCATCTCTAGTAAAGTAAATCGTCTTTGTTCTTATTTACCCTAGATTTCGGCTTTATACCATATTCCAGTACATCCACCAGCTCGTCCACCTTGCTTTCGTAGTCAAAGAGAACTCCTTTTGTCTTTCTGTATTCCTTTAAAAACACATTTATATTCACTAGAAACGAGGCTATGAGCTCAGTGTCAAGGCTTGACTTAAGCTCCCCTTCCTCTATGGCTTCGTCTATAAGCTTTGAAAATACATTGGGTCCATCTAGCTCTAGAGATTCCAGTATCTCGCTCTTTAAATTCAAATCGTCTATCTTGTATATATGGTCCAGCACAGCGGCGTATTTTGGCTTTTCGTCTGAAAACCTTATTATCGACTTGTAGACTTCCTTTAGCCTTTCAAAGAAATCCACATATTTCGTTCTCTTTATGGCTATATCTATATAAGACTCTTTCTCCACTTCGCATATTTCCACCAGGTGTTTGTAGAGATCCTCTTTGTTCTCGAA
This Andreesenia angusta DNA region includes the following protein-coding sequences:
- a CDS encoding TetR/AcrR family transcriptional regulator, which produces MPKNTFFNLSEEKRARIVESSIEEFSSNPYEVASINQIVKHSEIAKGSFYQYFENKEDLYKHLVEICEVEKESYIDIAIKRTKYVDFFERLKEVYKSIIRFSDEKPKYAAVLDHIYKIDDLNLKSEILESLELDGPNVFSKLIDEAIEEGELKSSLDTELIASFLVNINVFLKEYRKTKGVLFDYESKVDELVDVLEYGIKPKSRVNKNKDDLLY